In Mycobacterium sp. Aquia_213, the sequence TCACGCGTTGCAGGTAGATCTCCAGCGGCAGGGTGCGGGTGACCCCCTCGCGCGAGCCCGCGAAGGTCAGCGTCGCGCCGAATTCCCCCAACGAACGGGCGAACGCCAGCACCGCGCCGGACATCAAACCCGGCAACAGCAGCGGCAGGGTGACCCGCCACCACACCGTGCTCGGCCGTGCCCCGAGCGTCGCGGCGACCACCTCATAGTCGGATCCCGCGGTGCGGGCCGCGCCCTCGAGGGAGATCACCAGAAACGGCAACGAGACAAACGTCTGGGCCAGCACCACGGCGGTGGTGCTGAAGGCGATGCTGATCCCGGCGGCCTCCAGGTACTGCCCGATCAATCCGAGCCGCCCGAATGCGTAGAGCAACGCGATGCCGCCCACCACCGGCGGCAGCACCAGCGGCAGCAGGATCAGCGGCCGCAGCAGCCGGACCAGCAGCGCCGTGCTGCGGGCCAGCACCAGGGCCATCGGCACGCCCAGGAGCACGCACAACACGGTGCTCGCGGCCGCGGTCTTGAGGCTGAGCAGCAGCGCGGTCTGCGACGACGAGCTGGTGATCAGCGACCAGAAATTCGGCCAATCAACCTTGATCGCGATCGCCAGCAGCGGCAACACCACGAAGGCGGCCCCGACGGCGGCGGGGACAAATACCCACCGGGGCAGGTTCGTGGGTCGGCGCACGATCAGGGTTTTGCGAAGCCCGACTGCGCCAGGATCTTCTGGCCCGCATCCGACGTCACCAGGGTCACGAACTTCTGCGCCGTCGCCGCCTGCGGCGCCTTTTTCAATACCCCGATGGGGTAGACGTTGACCGCGCCGGCGGCCTCGGGAAAGTTGACCGTCGCGACTTTGTCCTTGGCGTTCTTCGCGTCCGTGACATAGACCAGCGCGGCGTCCGCCTGACCGCTGGTGACCTTGTTGAGGACATCGCTCACGCTGGGTTCCTCGCTGACCGGGTTGAGGTGCACCCCGGTGCTGTTCTCGATGCGCAGGGTCGCCGCTCCGCAGGGCACCGGCTTCTGACAGACCACGACGCTGGTTCCCGGTTTGGCCAGGTCGGCAAAGGAGCCGATGTTGCGCGGATTGCCCGGCGCGGTGACGATGACCAGCGTGTTGGCGGCGAAATTCGTCGGGCTCCCGGCCAGCAACCCGGCCTTGATGACGACGTCCATCTGGGCGGTATCCGCCGACGCGAAGACGTCGGCGCTCGCGCCCTGCGTCAACTGCGTGGCGAGTTCGGAGG encodes:
- a CDS encoding ABC transporter permease; the encoded protein is MRRPTNLPRWVFVPAAVGAAFVVLPLLAIAIKVDWPNFWSLITSSSSQTALLLSLKTAAASTVLCVLLGVPMALVLARSTALLVRLLRPLILLPLVLPPVVGGIALLYAFGRLGLIGQYLEAAGISIAFSTTAVVLAQTFVSLPFLVISLEGAARTAGSDYEVVAATLGARPSTVWWRVTLPLLLPGLMSGAVLAFARSLGEFGATLTFAGSREGVTRTLPLEIYLQRVTDANAAVALSILLVAVAALVVLGLGARRLTGTDAR
- the modA gene encoding molybdate ABC transporter substrate-binding protein; translation: MRRIGILAGLVSTTLVAGLVACGSKTPSSSPGQSPSPTGSIVVFAAASLKPAFTQLSQQFKTDNPGSGVEFEFAGSSELATQLTQGASADVFASADTAQMDVVIKAGLLAGSPTNFAANTLVIVTAPGNPRNIGSFADLAKPGTSVVVCQKPVPCGAATLRIENSTGVHLNPVSEEPSVSDVLNKVTSGQADAALVYVTDAKNAKDKVATVNFPEAAGAVNVYPIGVLKKAPQAATAQKFVTLVTSDAGQKILAQSGFAKP